The following coding sequences are from one Triticum dicoccoides isolate Atlit2015 ecotype Zavitan chromosome 4A, WEW_v2.0, whole genome shotgun sequence window:
- the LOC119283489 gene encoding uncharacterized protein LOC119283489 yields the protein MSHISKQKNDTSAPIRDDDYTGQRGEEISKQKNDASAPVRDDDYTGQLGEEVFVDASDDDEDENQEPPAESPPHDFSDDYVIDDDCFNGDSNGGCNGVDDNVDYTEGVFAPDQPVTQGDCDKSNEPELGQQSHAGSVDVSEGKQVGFDCQGGSLVTIEGLLDARQAPEGACAGVVVMDGLSDGVNHAASCEGKQEMKDTPMPESIGAGGDVFSIPVCEVPVVDGARASNKDAKPAVVSEFPKDAVVVDSHQGGDAHASVAGPKDAGGLNVSHVIDKSNVDSGASAPATLSGIPVQVPEGFATKLKDIISKAAFRGNYSTEPEPKVEPNVDEVGADGASEETDSDELGLSVNEIDSSQTVSSFTQTPATPEAVQRMKDLYFAVMRLRTNKNKKDEVLFENAFCKATVKQVAESFRVGGMLNTAKGSFDNRHWIRFSSAYADEPLGKKDIVLFGVFDPPATKEGAGHYCGVALNIKHHRFELLDSWHLPGSESGIRVINRMAKNIKQLWRNGSSDRKKKLDS from the exons ATGAGTCATATTAGCAAGCAGAAGAATGACACGTCTGCCCCCATACGTGACGATGATTATACTGGTCAACGGGGTGAGGAG ATTAGCAAGCAGAAGAATGATGCGTCTGCCCCCGTACGTGACGATGATTATACTGGTCAACTGGGTGAGGAG GTTTTTGTTGATGCgtcagatgatgatgaagatgagaacCAAGAGCCCCCTGCTGAATCTCCTCCGCATGATTTTAGTGATGACTATGTCATTGATGATGACTGTTTCAATGGTGATTCTAATGGGGGTTGCAATGGTGTTGATGACAATGTTGATTATACGGAGGGAGTTTTTGCACCAGACCAGCCAGTAACCCAAGGTGATTGCGACAAATCTAATGAGCCAGAACTTGGGCAGCAATCCCATGCTGGTAGTGTTGACGTTTCTGAAGGGAAGCAAGTTGGGTTTGATTGTCAAGGTGGCTCATTAGTTACGATTGAAG GTTTGCTTGATGCTAGACAGGCGCCTGAAGGTGCTTGTGCGGGTGTGGTTGTAATGGATGGCCTTAGTGATGGTGTGAATCATGCAGCAAGTTGTGAAGGAAAACAAGAGATGAAGGATACACCTATGCCTGAAAGCATTGGAGCCGGAGGAGATGTATTTTCTATTCCGGTGTGCGAAGTCCCTGTTGTTGACGGAGCACGTGCATCGAACAAGGACGCGAAGCCAGCTGTTGTTTCTGAATTCCCGAAGGATGCTGTAGTTGTGGACTCCCACCAGGGTGGTGATGCTCATGCTAGTGTAGCAGGCCCCAAGGACGCAGGTGGTTTAAATGTGTCTCATGTGATAGATAAATCAAATGTTGATAGtggtgcatctgctcctgcaacactTTCTGGGATTCCTGTACAAGTACCTGAGGGGTTTGCTACGAAGTTGAAAGATATAATTTCAAAAGCTGCGTTCCGTGGTAATTACAGTACTGAGCCCGAGCCTAAAGTTGAACCCAACGTTGATGAAGTTGGTGCCGATGGCGCTTCCGAGGAGACAGATAGTGATGAATTGGGATTGTCAGTAAATGAGATAG ATTCATCTCAAACAGTCTCCAGTTTTACGCAAACCCCGGCTACACCGGAAGCGGTGCAACGCATGAAGGACTTATACTTTGCTGTTATGAGGTTAAGGACAAACAAGAATAAAAA GGATGAGGTACTGTTTGAGAATGCGTTTTGCAAAGCAACTGTTAAGCAGGTTGCTGAGTCTTTCAGAGTTGGTGGCATGCTGAACACTGCG AAGGGGTCCTTTGATAATAGGCACTGGATCAGGTTTTCCTCTGCCTATGCCGATGAGCCGCTGGGTAAGAAAGACATTGTACTATTTGGTGTCTTTGACCCTCCAGCTACCAAGGAAGGTGCGGGGCACTATTGTGGTGTTGCGTTAAACATTAAGCATCATCGTTTTGAGCTGCTTGACTCTTGGCACCTCCCTGGTAGTGAGAGTGGCATAAGGGTCATAAACAGGATGGCGAAGAACATCAAGCAGCTTTGGAGGAATGGCTCGTCTGATCGCAAGAAGAAGTTGGATTCGTGA
- the LOC119288866 gene encoding uncharacterized protein LOC119288866: MPPAPKKCLWPRAASPIKVAVKSPLVLSDDDDFVLRGERTVFTRSKSVEEPFVVSNKRVLLFKCTPPTGDDFIVDAKYLVTCFGPAGCINTELMDLVMSYWKGSPECNHVYKSGDRVLLSPYVINYLLEIDPYHQPVDEDGQEVPRPPFNVKLAAQKFKLYIKENLLAANLIMLPYWNLNHFTLYTMNKYRESLDIHDSWRYTRRNLSRNRFHGEHVEIISRMSLLMKEVYGEAAYNSSRQPHWEHLAERCSYAKTPEQGVNECGFYMLKVAYPYDGTKLVEEVKKRDPHSAYWKAECLFMFFFTLVMRFGATSSCGRWLTLLSCYKRSRRTAMQVDEYVDVFL; the protein is encoded by the exons ATGCCTCCGGCACCTAAAAAGTGTTTGTGGCCCAGAGCTGCTAGTCCTATCAAAGTGGCAGTGAAATCACCTCTCGTTctgagtgatgatgatgattttgttttgCGCGGTGAGAGAACAGTGTTCACGAGGAGCAAATCAGTGGAGGAGCCATTTGTAGTGTCTAATAAAAG GGTCCTTCTATTTAAGTGCACTCCTCCAACTGGCGATGATTTTATAGTTGATGCTAAATATCTGGTTACCTGCTTTGGTCCCGCTGGCTGCATCAATACTGAGTTGATGGATCTTGTGATGAGCTATTGGAAGGGTAGCCCTGAGTGCAACCATGTGTATAAATCTGGAGATAGGGTGTTGCTCAGCCCGTATGTGATAAAT TATCTTCTGGAGATTGATCCATACCATCAgccagttgatgaagatgggcaggAGGTCCCGAGGCCGCCCTTCAATGTTAAACTTGCTGCTCAGAAGTTCAAGTTATACATTAAAGAGAACCTGCTCGCTGCAAACCTG ATCATGCTCCCATATTGGAATCTGAATCATTTCACATTGTATACTATGAATAAGTATCGTGAGTCCCTGGATATCCATGACTCGTGGAGATACACTCGGCGTAACCTTTCAAGGAACAGATTCCATGGAGAACATGTTGAAATC ATATCCAGGATGTCGTTGTTGATGAAGGAGGTGTATGGCGAAGCTGCATACAACTCTTCAAGGCAGCCCCATTGGGAACATCTGGCAGAGAGATGTAGCTATGCAAAAACGCCAGAGCAAGGGGTTAACGAATGCGGCTTTTACATGTTAAAAGTTGCTTATCCGTACGATGGCACCAAGCTAGTAGAGGAAGTGAAGAAGCGCGAT CCACATTCTGCCTACTGGAAGGCGGAGTGCCTTTTTATGTTCTTTTTCACCCTAGTAATGAGGTTTGGCGCAACCAGTAGTTGCGGGAGATGGTTGACATTGCTAAGTTGTTACAAGCGTAGTCGCAGGACAGCGATGCAAGTAGATGAATATGTGGATGTGTTTTTATGA